Proteins from a genomic interval of Bradyrhizobium sp. G127:
- a CDS encoding sensor histidine kinase — protein MRTVRHLAPLRDVESENDQLRQLLIQAGAEAHAHDVAAKLQAVLIGELHHRVKNMLAIASAIASQSLRGAPSIEAAAKTIASRLAALGVSHDLLIRESWTGAGCRSLIENAILAFQTEGLKQFTITGDNIAISSGPAVALSMVIHELSTNALKYGALSVPDGRVSIVWAVDVEAGRFKLEWRESGGPTVVEPKEKSFGSRFIEQALPGQLQGEARLMFEPSGLVCDVNIPISSLQEPAIALK, from the coding sequence ATGAGGACTGTGCGACATCTCGCGCCGTTACGTGACGTCGAGAGCGAAAACGACCAGCTTCGGCAATTGCTGATTCAGGCAGGAGCCGAAGCTCACGCCCATGATGTGGCTGCGAAGTTGCAGGCCGTTCTGATCGGTGAACTCCATCACCGGGTGAAGAACATGCTGGCGATTGCGTCCGCCATCGCCTCGCAAAGCCTGCGCGGCGCGCCGAGCATCGAAGCAGCCGCGAAGACCATCGCCAGCCGTCTGGCGGCGCTCGGCGTCTCGCACGATCTCCTGATCCGCGAAAGCTGGACGGGGGCGGGGTGCCGCTCGCTGATCGAGAATGCGATCCTGGCGTTCCAGACCGAAGGCCTCAAGCAATTCACCATTACCGGCGACAATATCGCGATTTCGTCCGGTCCGGCGGTGGCGCTGTCGATGGTGATTCATGAGCTGAGCACCAATGCGCTCAAATATGGCGCGCTGTCCGTGCCGGACGGGCGCGTCTCGATCGTCTGGGCGGTTGATGTTGAAGCCGGGCGATTCAAGCTGGAATGGCGCGAAAGCGGCGGGCCGACTGTCGTCGAGCCGAAGGAAAAAAGTTTTGGCAGCCGCTTCATCGAGCAGGCCTTGCCAGGCCAGCTTCAAGGTGAGGCGCGCTTGATGTTTGAGCCGTCCGGCCTCGTCTGCGACGTCAACATTCCGATCAGCTCGCTGCAAGAACCGGCGATCGCACTCAAATAG